Within the Bacillus pumilus genome, the region TTAGTGAAACAGAAGCAAGATTAACTTCACTTGCCATGGGATTTGACCAGCCTCTCAAGACGAAAAAAGTACATAACATCCTAGAGAAAATCTATAAACAAGAACCTCGTTTTTCAGGTCTGTATCTCCTAGACAAAAAAGGAAATGTAACTGTAAGCACCACACCTTTAAAGGAAAAAATTAACCTATCATTCAGAGATTACTTTAAGCGCATTCAAGTGACCAAGCAGACGGTGATCACAGATAACTATGTGAGCCGAATTACGAAACAGCGGATTCTTTCCATTTGTGTGCCTGTGCTGGATGAAAACGAAGAAGTCACCAATGTGCTAGTCGCCGCCATTCAAATTGATTATTTAAGAAATATAATGAATGTATTGAACCCTGATCTTCATTTTCAGATGCTGAATCAAAATGGACATGTTGTGTTTACAAGTGGCCCACAACCAGCATCAGAAAATGGTAGCACTGTGTCTACATATTTAGATGAAAACAGCTGGAAGCTGGAGGTCTATCCGCAGCGCGCTTCTACAGGTGAAGTGCTGTCTGTTATGCTGATCCCTTTATCCAGTGCTTTTATTTTATTAAATATTTTATTCACACTTGTTCAATATATCATTTTAAGGCGGCAAACCCAGCAGGAACGTCACCAAAATGAAGCGCAAAAGCTTGAATTAATCGGAACCCTCGCAGCAAGTACGGCACATGAAATTCGCAACCCCTTAACAGGGATTAGTGGTTTTATACAGCTTTTGCAAAAGAAGTATCACTCTGAAGAAGATCAGCTCTATTTTTCTGTCATTGAAGAAGAAATTAAACGAATTAACCAAATCGTCAGTGAGTTTCTTGTATTAGGGAAACCAACAGCAGAAAAATGGCAGAATAACTCTGTAAAAGAAATTGTAAGTGAGATCATGCCGATCGTTTTCTCTGAGGCGAACCTGTATAATGTTGAGGTTGATCTGCAAATTAATACAATTCAAGATGTTGGGGTCTATTGCACAAAGGATCATATTAAACAAGTTGTATTAAATGTTGCGAAGAACTCGTTAGAAGCGATGCCAAATGGCGGTCATTTGAAGATTTTGATTGAGGCTGAAAAAGACCATGTCATTATTAAAGTGAAAGATACAGGCGAGGGCATACAAGAAGAAATGTTAAAACATATCTTCCTCCCTTTTATTACGTCGAAGGAAAAAGGAACAGGTCTTGGACTTGTCGTGTGTAAACGAATCATTTCGATGTATGGCGGAACAATTGATATCGAGAGCGAAGTGAATAAAGGAACAACTGTCATGATC harbors:
- a CDS encoding ATP-binding protein, producing MSILKGLWKKIRLYLILVMIPTLIISYFIYEKETEKIDLKNKQTATLMLNIHKNQMNYLISETEARLTSLAMGFDQPLKTKKVHNILEKIYKQEPRFSGLYLLDKKGNVTVSTTPLKEKINLSFRDYFKRIQVTKQTVITDNYVSRITKQRILSICVPVLDENEEVTNVLVAAIQIDYLRNIMNVLNPDLHFQMLNQNGHVVFTSGPQPASENGSTVSTYLDENSWKLEVYPQRASTGEVLSVMLIPLSSAFILLNILFTLVQYIILRRQTQQERHQNEAQKLELIGTLAASTAHEIRNPLTGISGFIQLLQKKYHSEEDQLYFSVIEEEIKRINQIVSEFLVLGKPTAEKWQNNSVKEIVSEIMPIVFSEANLYNVEVDLQINTIQDVGVYCTKDHIKQVVLNVAKNSLEAMPNGGHLKILIEAEKDHVIIKVKDTGEGIQEEMLKHIFLPFITSKEKGTGLGLVVCKRIISMYGGTIDIESEVNKGTTVMIMLPSAHSA